In the genome of Armatimonadia bacterium, the window GTCAGACGGGCTACCCGTGCTTCTTGGCGGCCAAGCTACTCATCGTGTTTGGACAACCGCCAATGCTGCATCGCGTGGTCCGTTGGCTTGCCCGACAGGACGACGAGACTGTCGAGGCACTCCTACCCACCCTCAGAGCCCTCTGTCGTCGACGACGCGAGTGCTTGCTCGACCTCGTCGCTGCGGTTGAAGGCGAAGCTGTGCGTATCACGGCCCTGCGGGCGCTCTGCACGGCGAAGGACGAGGATGGGTTAAGGGATGCAATCACGGCGTTGCTGACCGACGACAGTGATGAGGTGCGCCTCGCCGCGGCGGAAGCCCTTGCGGGGATAGGCGACGACTCTGGTCTGCGAGTGCTCGAGGAGCTCGCCCAGAGCGATGCCCTGCGCCTGTCAGCGAAGGTCTTCGCCTGCCTATCCGAGCTCGCCCTGACGGCGGACAACGCAGTAGCCCTCCTAGACAGGCTGTGGCGCGCCAGTACATGGTCGGGCAAGCGCGGGAAGCAGATCGGCACGCAAGCGCTTGAGGCGCTATTCGATGCGTCCACGAATCCGTGTGCGGCACAATCGCTCGTGAGCGCCCTTGACGAGGGCCCAGAGGCGGCCCGTCGTGTGGTGGTGTGTTGCGCACTTCGCCTCGGTTCCGCCGCGTTCATGCGAAGATGGCAGGAGCTTGGGCATGCGCCACCCCAGGCGAACAGCCCCGCCGCGGTTGAGTTTGCGAGGATGTTCCTCGAATGGCTGGGGCGATAGCGAGGACGGCACCTGTGTGGCGATCAGCGCCAAGGGCGACAGATGCTCACACTGCCTGGCCTTGCGTCGCGGCCTCGCCAGGAGCGATCGGGCGCAGTGACGACCAGACCCTATCGTGCATCGGCAATGTGCGACTGCAGCAGCACCTGAGTACTGCGGGAAGCTGGCATGGGGAGGAAGGTTGGCGGGTGTGGCGAAAGGGCAGCAAAGGATGACCACGGACACCAGCACGTACGAGCCTGGCCAAGACAACCTCCGGCCACCGCAGTCGAAGCGGCGACGGCTGGCTCGCCGCCTCCTGGTTGTGGTCTTGAGCCTGCTGGGCAGCTGTCTGCTCCTGTTCAAGAGCGAGGCGGGTCCCAGGGTTGCCGTGCTGCTGGCCACGAACGGCTGCGAGGGTTGGGCGCTGATGCTCTGCCGCGGGATTGAGGGCACCAACCTGGGGATGCCCCTGGGGTTCAAAGCCCACCGACTAGAGGCGGTCCTACTGCGGACGGCGGCCCTACTCGACAGGAGCCGCGCCCCCGAGGCCTTGGAGGCAATAGAGCGCTACCGGGCCAACGCAGAAGGCGCGAACTGTCCTTCCGAAGTGCTCAGGGCGGTGTCCCACCGAGCTTCGCTGTACGCCGACGAGGAACGCTGGGAGGAAGCCGCCGCACTGCTGTTGACCGAGCTGCGTAGACATCCTGAGCAGCCGCGGCCGGAGTCCTATCTATCAGAGGTGATCGGCTGGCTGAGCGAGGCCGGTGAAAACGCGAAGGCCCTCGCAGTCTTCGAGGAGTACGCTCGTGGCCACAAACAGTCGGAGGACGCGATGCTTGCCGTCGACGCCGTCTGGCAGGCCTTCGAGGATTCGCACCGAGAGCCGGAAGGTCGGGAGTACCTTCTCCGCGTGCAGGCGGAGCACAAGGGGCAGCCGCTGGACAAGGCCATCGCTGACACGCTGTCGGAGAGCAAGTCCCCGCTTCCGCCAATAGGCAAGTGACGGCCAGATGTGGGCTGTTGCCCCTGGCGGACCTGACGGGTAGACAGACTGACGAGGCCACGCTCAAGGGGCCTCTGCGTCTGCTGAGAGTTGGAGGGATCACCGTTGAACCTCTGGGTGCCGTGGCTGGTGATTGCGACGCTGTTCCCGCGAAGCGTACACGG includes:
- a CDS encoding HEAT repeat domain-containing protein; the encoded protein is MCLDQGDERLAGDDPLAALVQQLGSSEGAERVRGLILLARQVPLEDVEWILSSCEDLVPVLRLAKAVRTSLSAPEHDAVAAGMGDLLDVSVRGAGRAYDDPGPAADELKAALLGAEPARRALCLVTTFCVDHSLAYRLAPCVLDAVTADELLRLLSRQTGYPCFLAAKLLIVFGQPPMLHRVVRWLARQDDETVEALLPTLRALCRRRRECLLDLVAAVEGEAVRITALRALCTAKDEDGLRDAITALLTDDSDEVRLAAAEALAGIGDDSGLRVLEELAQSDALRLSAKVFACLSELALTADNAVALLDRLWRASTWSGKRGKQIGTQALEALFDASTNPCAAQSLVSALDEGPEAARRVVVCCALRLGSAAFMRRWQELGHAPPQANSPAAVEFARMFLEWLGR